The Deinococcota bacterium genome contains a region encoding:
- a CDS encoding CopG family transcriptional regulator yields the protein MKAKSFDRKFERGEDLTKDLDLTQARRSSRATKCVNVDFPTWMIESLDRETGRLGVIAHAACQRHHDG from the coding sequence ATGAAAGCAAAGAGTTTTGATCGGAAATTTGAACGAGGCGAGGACCTCACCAAGGACCTTGATCTCACCCAAGCCAGACGTTCATCCAGAGCCACCAAGTGCGTAAATGTCGACTTTCCTACCTGGATGATTGAATCTCTTGATCGAGAGACAGGTCGCTTGGGAGTAATCGCCCATGCCGCTTGTCAGCGGCACCACGATGGATGA
- a CDS encoding bifunctional 3-deoxy-7-phosphoheptulonate synthase/chorismate mutase: MDEKIQSLRNRIDELNLQILDLLSERARAAEAIGEVQTALGLSHYDPVRENTMLEALTAANRGPFSDGVIKSLFKNIFQASMQLEQQADKVNYLTSRKTHQENTVVRVGELAVGDGEQILVAGPCSIETWEQVETTAAFVASRGVKFFRGGAFKPRTDPYSFQGLGEAGLRLGRKACDRHGLKFISEIMDRRDLELFVEYADVLQIGARNMHNFTLLRAVGRSGKPVLLKRGLSATIEEWVMAAEYLLSEGNESVILCERGIRTYENYTRNTLDISAVALAKLETHLPVFVDVTHSGGRRDLLVPLARAGLAIGADGVMVEVHPNPAVALSDNKQQIDFDTFDLFLAETGFDEGLSAVRRQLAASSKLEAVSV; this comes from the coding sequence ATGGACGAGAAGATACAGAGCTTACGCAACCGCATTGACGAACTCAACCTGCAGATTCTGGACCTCCTCTCGGAGCGGGCCCGCGCGGCCGAGGCCATCGGTGAGGTCCAGACCGCCCTCGGCCTCTCGCACTACGACCCGGTCCGCGAAAACACCATGCTCGAGGCGCTCACGGCCGCCAACAGGGGGCCCTTTTCCGACGGGGTCATCAAGAGCCTCTTCAAAAACATCTTTCAGGCCAGCATGCAGCTCGAGCAGCAGGCCGACAAGGTCAACTACCTGACCTCGCGCAAGACGCACCAGGAAAACACCGTCGTCAGGGTGGGCGAGTTGGCTGTCGGCGATGGCGAGCAGATCCTGGTGGCGGGGCCCTGCTCGATCGAGACCTGGGAGCAGGTCGAGACCACGGCTGCTTTCGTGGCGAGCCGGGGCGTCAAGTTCTTCCGGGGCGGCGCCTTCAAGCCCCGCACCGACCCTTACTCCTTTCAGGGCCTGGGTGAGGCGGGGCTCAGGCTCGGCCGCAAGGCCTGCGACCGTCACGGCCTCAAGTTCATCAGCGAGATCATGGACCGGCGCGACTTGGAGCTCTTCGTCGAGTACGCCGACGTCTTGCAGATCGGCGCCCGCAACATGCACAACTTCACCCTCTTGCGCGCCGTGGGGCGCAGCGGCAAGCCGGTGCTGCTAAAGCGCGGCTTGAGCGCCACCATCGAGGAGTGGGTGATGGCGGCCGAATACCTCTTGAGCGAGGGCAACGAAAGCGTGATCCTCTGCGAGCGCGGCATCCGCACCTATGAGAACTACACCCGCAACACCCTGGACATCTCGGCGGTGGCGCTCGCCAAGTTGGAGACCCACCTGCCCGTCTTCGTGGACGTGACCCACTCGGGCGGCCGCCGCGACCTCTTGGTGCCGCTCGCCCGGGCGGGCTTAGCGATCGGCGCCGACGGCGTCATGGTCGAGGTCCACCCCAATCCGGCGGTGGCGCTGTCCGATAACAAGCAGCAGATCGACTTCGACACCTTCGACCTCTTTCTAGCGGAGACCGGCTTTGACGAGGGGCTGTCAGCCGTCCGCCGTCAGCTAGCAGCAAGCAGCAAGCTCGAGGCGGTGAGCGTTTAG
- a CDS encoding 4Fe-4S dicluster domain-containing protein, whose amino-acid sequence MWDKLLGYIIKATDIQPQYKAEHCLVVKRQVGGCTKCRDVCPHDAIRIRSRVEIDEIDCTGCGLCVQICPSEALESSTSFAAGMPLKCSQVGGGAQSVQCHTRLTSSDLLRLADKDGKVTLARGDCEGCKIGSSAVPEALEALAGEARALAELSGRELRLEVLELDTLDATDNPNKLSRRELMHGGWRSLQHTAADVLAPLDPGDPTEKHLPSEMQKHYRLIAMAKPEADTTVPWVLPRVAEGCIMCPVCTNVCPTKAFSREFEPPTEGSGAVLKLEPSACMGCNACAVSCPPKVISLDEQVSWGELSGGPLEMYKKG is encoded by the coding sequence ATGTGGGATAAACTTCTCGGTTACATCATCAAGGCCACCGACATCCAGCCGCAGTACAAGGCGGAGCACTGTCTGGTGGTCAAGCGCCAGGTGGGCGGCTGCACGAAGTGCAGGGACGTCTGCCCGCACGACGCCATCCGCATCCGCTCCCGCGTCGAAATAGACGAGATCGACTGCACGGGCTGCGGCCTCTGCGTCCAGATCTGTCCCAGCGAGGCGCTCGAGAGCTCGACCTCCTTTGCCGCCGGCATGCCGCTCAAGTGCTCGCAGGTAGGGGGCGGCGCCCAGAGCGTGCAGTGCCACACCCGCCTGACCTCCTCGGACCTCCTGCGCCTCGCCGACAAGGACGGCAAGGTGACGCTCGCGCGCGGAGATTGCGAGGGCTGCAAGATCGGTTCCAGCGCGGTGCCGGAGGCGCTCGAGGCCCTGGCCGGCGAAGCGCGGGCCCTGGCCGAGCTGAGCGGCCGCGAGCTGAGGCTGGAGGTGCTCGAGCTAGACACTCTGGACGCCACCGACAACCCCAACAAGCTGAGCCGCCGCGAGCTCATGCACGGCGGCTGGCGCAGCCTACAACACACCGCCGCCGACGTCTTGGCGCCCTTGGACCCCGGCGACCCCACCGAAAAGCACCTGCCCAGCGAGATGCAAAAACACTACCGGCTCATCGCCATGGCGAAGCCCGAGGCGGACACCACCGTTCCCTGGGTCCTGCCGCGGGTGGCCGAGGGCTGCATCATGTGCCCGGTCTGCACCAACGTCTGCCCGACCAAGGCCTTTAGCCGCGAGTTCGAGCCGCCCACCGAGGGCTCGGGCGCGGTCCTCAAGCTCGAGCCCTCGGCCTGCATGGGCTGCAACGCCTGCGCCGTCTCCTGCCCGCCCAAGGTGATCAGCTTAGACGAACAGGTCAGCTGGGGCGAGCTGAGCGGTGGGCCGCTCGAGATGTACAAGAAGGGTTAG
- the tatC gene encoding twin-arginine translocase subunit TatC: protein MTLLDHLEELRNRLFIAIAAWVVGTGIAFVFRFDLLAWLQQPLPANLTLNFFGLLEPFIASMQIAAFFGLVLASPVIGAQVWGFISPGLYDEERRWSVPFIFLTAVAFALGVVFARYVVLPVAVPILLGFLGDQVGAVLSIGDYISKVIMYMALFGILFEMPILSFLLARLGLLRARFLIHYRKTAIIIGLVAAAGLSPTGDPFNFALLAIPIVLLYELSIVIVRLSQKRDHGREDTELTQPH, encoded by the coding sequence ATGACCCTTCTTGATCACCTCGAGGAGTTGCGCAACCGGCTCTTTATCGCCATCGCCGCCTGGGTAGTGGGCACCGGTATCGCTTTTGTCTTTCGTTTTGATCTGCTCGCCTGGCTGCAACAGCCTCTGCCTGCCAACCTCACGCTCAACTTCTTCGGCCTGCTCGAGCCCTTTATCGCTTCGATGCAGATCGCGGCCTTTTTCGGCCTGGTCTTGGCCTCACCTGTCATCGGCGCGCAGGTCTGGGGTTTTATCAGTCCCGGCCTCTACGACGAGGAGCGCCGCTGGTCCGTTCCCTTTATCTTTCTGACCGCCGTGGCCTTTGCCTTGGGCGTGGTCTTTGCCCGCTACGTCGTCCTGCCGGTCGCCGTGCCCATTCTCCTGGGGTTTTTGGGCGATCAGGTCGGGGCCGTCTTGTCCATCGGCGACTATATATCCAAGGTCATCATGTATATGGCGCTCTTCGGCATCCTCTTCGAGATGCCCATCTTGAGCTTTCTGTTGGCAAGGCTGGGCTTGTTGCGGGCGCGCTTTCTCATTCATTACCGCAAGACCGCCATCATCATCGGCCTGGTGGCGGCGGCGGGTTTGAGCCCTACCGGCGACCCCTTCAATTTCGCGCTCTTGGCTATACCGATCGTCTTACTCTATGAACTGAGTATCGTGATCGTCAGGCTGTCACAGAAACGAGATCATGGACGAGAAGATACAGAGCTTACGCAACCGCATTGA